A genomic window from Salvia splendens isolate huo1 chromosome 11, SspV2, whole genome shotgun sequence includes:
- the LOC121754515 gene encoding uncharacterized protein LOC121754515 — translation MVLWHPPNAPWVKLKTNGAFSTSTLAVEEGGLVRGSDGGLLRAFYAPVAASSSFEEELLALIRGLEMAMELSIHIWIELDSVGLVSLLSSGHLSSADFRHHMALIRSMTAQRQVRFSHIYREGNRDANFLAGRGVQTLALTYFDPISAPRYLKVLVRMD, via the coding sequence atggtcCTATGGCATCCTCCTAATGCACCTTGGGTGAAGTTGAAGACAAACGGTGCCTTCTCTACATCGACACTGGCGGTGGAGGAGGGAGGATTGGTTCGTGGTTCTGATGGAGGCCTTCTGCGGGCTTTTTATGCACCGGTAGCTGCATCATCGAGTTTTGAAGAGGagcttttggctctgattagGGGTTTGGAGATGGCTATGGAGCTTTCTATTCACATTTGGATAGAGCTGGACTCAGTGGGTCTAGTTAGTTTGTTGTCATCTGGACACCTTAGCTCCGCGGATTTTAGACATCAtatggctttgatccggagcATGACAGCTCAGCGGCAGGTTCGATTCTCACATATCTACAGAGAAGGAAACCGGGATGCTAAttttctggcaggtaggggggtccagacccttGCCCTTACATATTTTGATCCAATCTCTGCGCCTCGGTACCTGAAGGTGCTAGTTAGGATGGACTAG